From Quercus robur chromosome 8, dhQueRobu3.1, whole genome shotgun sequence:
AAGTTTATTATCTAGCCTATATCAACTTGTAATTAATTAAAGTATTAGAAGGATATGAGTTTATATGTCAAgctcatatcaattttattatcaaactcaTAAATAAACCTAGGCTCAActtgttttgttacttttgtatCAAGTTTTGGTGTTCACAAGCTTAttcatgaacaatattttttactcaGGCTCAGctcgtttattaaacaagtctaaAACTAAAGTTTAAGCTTggcttgtttataaacaaacaaacataaacgaGATTTTTATAGAACAAAGCTTGAGCTTTTTATGAAtggcttggttcatttacaacTTTTGTATTAAGCCTTAGTGTTCACAagcttgttcatgaacaatattttttactcaGGCTTGGctcgtttattaaacaagcctaaaactaaagtttaagcttggcttgtttataaacaaacaaacataaacgaGATTTTTATAGAACAAAGCCTGAGCTTTTTATGAATGGTTTGGTTCATTTACAACCCTATTCTTGATTATTTTTGGTTGGATGGTAGGTTTAGAGGCTCAAACCACTGAAACCGTTAGCCCAAGCTTCTTCCTCccccctttttctctttgatgCCCAATAAATTTGTGTGAGAGATTCCATTTtcttaggttctaaagatttaggtttaaatgtttagaatcatgtttttattgtgttggcaaatcgagaacaaaacatgtctagtccATGTATTAGGCAATGCTTAAAAGTGGTTGTTTTAAGGTTCAAGTCCAGCTGATTTCAGAAAAAGGAAGTGTGGTTTTGCCTTGCttgacaccccattttgcaacctacatttaacctcacatgaaGGATAAAAGGGTAATTTCGCATTGGAAAAATGCATCTTCATTTTATTcactagatccttaatctcacttcaccaaaatgatcttaatgttgtaacgatcaaatcgactggtcataagctctaatcggaccatcagattgatagttatcattaaatcaagttttaatggccgagatgcactatcacaaattgagtccgactatatgtgattatgaacaattgattccaattgattataattataatcaatttgagattaatgatgtgtcataatttgattggttatgactacattttatggttaAGTTGCATatacctaattaattagatagttaaacattaattctAGTcactagatccttaatctcagttcaccaaaatgatcttgatgttgtaacgatcaaattgaCTGGTCATAAGCTCTAATCGGATCATctgattgaaagttatcatcaaatcaagttttaatggccgagatgcactatcacaaattgagtccgactatatgtgattatgaacaattgattccaattgattataattataatcaatttgagattaattatgtgtcataatttgattggttaggactacattttatggtaatGTTGCatacacctaattaattagatagttaaacattaattatttaatgagtaatttgtgcaattatattttaattagggtaaatttggaactaattaaggctgaaatgggagtgattggagcctattaatgttaattgggagctaatttagtacctattaatgttaattatgctgaaattgttttctaacaaatgacttctgctcaccatttcattgatatctcttagaatattttgaatctgtgaatgaggttaattttcctagaaactagacatccggggcttcaatttAAGCATAAGAACGAGACAATTCCGATCATAATTGAgtaatatatgattttttgaagttgGCTCTACAAGCTGTTATAGTAGTTACAGGAAAACCGAATtttgcttgctcctcactctcaCCAATCTCTACTTTTTATGCACCAGATTTTCCCCAAGGTTAAAATGAGGTCTAAGTttatgattctttgtcaaccctcattaaatggcatttcatttatatttcctccaccactactatataaacctctcctctccttcattccaaagCACATAAAAaccctctctcttttcctttcttaagttctagtgaagttgagtagttttgtcatattttggttttcttgagactcaaggtattgagtgagacttactcttcttctcttaactctttttttcctccactCTTAGGACCTCTATCGAGAGTTTTCTCCTCCACtgtatggatcttgcatgaaggtataatcccttttctaactattttttatttttttatattgccatgatgagaatttaggattaaagcataatagtaattatttaaattttcttgaatatgttgaatgttcttaaatgttcttatgcgttcttcatatgttcttggttgttcatcacatgttcatgtatAACATTAGTTTTGATTAAACCCACaccaaaaacatgaaaaagatgtttgtttaataattctttcaaattcttgaatttAGAATATCACTATCCACatacattcactagaatttatttttcaatctaaatgaaatgcttaataaattaaattagagtttatcacatgcacacacattaaattctacatgcaaattgattgataacatattagatgatgtgatatgaatgttagCCACTATAAtttagaagaccggtttcactgAGCAAGGtgggtgcttaacaccttcccaccttgtaacatagtcTTCaaacttagatcaagggttgatAGACCAATGTTTAtccttataattttcaattcctagattgtaactaggaaacaaagttatgtactttattttagattgtatctaggaccaaagccatgtaattttcttataatcaatgtaaattcaattgaaaattaataaaatgaggtatttttcaattttggttttcttatttattccaataattaaataagtggcgacttcgttataaaacccttaatctaaaggggaaaatataattagtcgaacctccattttgagagacaataacacgactccacccattcatgCGGGTTTGGCCCAATATCATAAAAAGGGGTCaggggcgcggtctctcacatTTAAGCCCGcgaaaacatttagggtttcatctaaacttctttacatataaaagggaaaccctaacTATGTTTTTCAGACTTTTGAAAGACTTGTGTCTTACTCTTTGTGAGATCTAAGAGGTTTTGTACCTTTTAACTACACAAGAATCTATCGGAGTAAGAACTACAATCAAGCATTAGTAGAACATAGTTGCTGCATCAAGATCATTATTGATAgtgatttgaaacctttgagtgggatctcaaagtcacaagcaaggCGGCTTGTGTTGCTGTAAATCCATTAATAGAAGGAGTtcatggattcggagcttgaacgtagtcgtgtcagtaagttactacatgaggtagcaatagatttagggttaaatttaactgtaaaacttcaattttcttatattggatttgttttaccttgatgATAGATAGGTCAAATCAtctccaggtttttaccttaaaacggttcgtttcattggttttcctgggtcatcatatcatgtgttatttacttttccgcatctttgtatgatatgatttatttttgtttaacctagatttgaataattaatttaagtaatcacttggttaataaattaggttaaacaatctgttttaaagggtctaaatGAACAAACACATTTGATTTATTAAACCAAGCCCATATCAATGGGTGAGACCGTATTAATGTCTCTCAAAGTGGCGGTTTGCCTGATTATATTTTTCCTATAGATCAGAGGTTTTACATGGAGTTgtcatttatttaatatattcaaCAATAAGAAAACCATGTAAAAGAAATGCATCATTTTATTGAATAATCAAACTtcacattaaataaaaaataattttacaagGTCTTGGtcttagatacaatctaagaatTACATGGTTTTGGTTCTAGTTACATTCTATAAATGTAAATTGCATTTGTTAAACCCTAGTCTATGAACGTTTGATCTAAGTTTGGAAGTTAAGTTATGAGGTGAGAAGGTGTTAAACATCCACCTTGCTCTATTAACTAGTATTCTAAACTATGGTAGTCAATGTCATGTCACTTTATCCAAACAATTAACAtgtcataaaacaaaaaagcatatcattcatttaaaaaatatagattaCACTACTAAGGTTTTGGGAAAAAGTTTAAACATGTGAACATCATCATAAGAACATCGAAGAAAACATGAAATGTCACGTTATTTACTAGCAAGAGAAATCATGTGAATTGGCAAGTGCATATTGAAGAAACCTAAAATAACACGTTAtttacaacaaaaaacaaaaagaaaagaaaagaaaaaagagaatctAGCATTATATGAACATGAATTTACGATAATATCAAatgtttcaaaagaaaatattaaaaagagaaatctAGTACATCATCACAATAAAACATGCTCTTTCTACgaatagaataataaaaaatagggatAATTAtacataacccacctgtggttcgGGCGAAAATCATTTTGCccacccgtggtttgaaaagtatcacttaacccacctgaggtgtgtttccgtcactctccgtaacccacctcggtctctgccgttacaaaaacaccttttaaccccaaaacagaacataacacgaatcaaaacccccaaaactcaaacacttttCGAGAGAGGGACCCGGGGTGCGATCAGCTTGTTCTTTGTGGTTTGGAGCATGTGGAGAGggagaaaacacttgttttgcatcATCGAACCTAGGTAAGGTATGTGTGACTGTTGTTCATCTGCATTTGGGTTTGTTCTTGATTTAGGGTTTTAGATTTTGTTCAAGTGTGAACTTAATGTGTGAAAGTCTAAATTTGTACTTCCCAGGAATCGTGTTATGTTGATATGTCTTCATCAAGTGGTAATTTCTCGGGTTCATGTGGACATATGTGCAATGAGCAGACTTGTGTTTTGAGAACAAGTTTGAGTTTGTACAATTTTGGGAGAAGGTTCTTGGGTTGTAGCCGTTATAAGGTTGGTCCTAAGtgtcttttctttgtttggattgataaCCCAACCTGTCCTCGTGGGAATGAAACTGCACCTTTGGCTCTAGAGAAGATGTCTAGGCTTCAGACTGCTCTCCAACTTGCAAATGAGAGGGAAAAGACAGCTCTGGAAACGGCAGAAGAAGCTAGGCAAATGGCAGAAAAGGCTCTTGAAGAGGAAGCCAAAGccaaggagagggagagaaaggctTGAGCTGTCTGTGCAAAAGCTAAGGAAAAAGCCATTCTTGCTGAAGAGAAGCAAAGAATGTGGAagtctgcatgcattttgtcatggatcttttttgttattgttatgttgttgtgttttggctCAATTGAGTTCTCTGGAGTGAAGAGACCTAGATTGTTGCCCTTGAAGTAGTTAATTGGTTAGTAGAGATAGTTATGGCAATGATGTTAATGAATTTGCATTGTAATAGCACTAGCCTACTGATGTAATGTTTTGATGTgtcaatgaatgaagaattggTCAATTATTGAGTATTTTGTGCATATCATAACAACCATTCAATGGAAGAAGTAATGGTCAATTATCAATTTGGctgtgcataccataacaaccattccacaataaaaacttccatacactatattagaaaaatatacttggactcaatttgtagtagcaataattaaacttccatataatttggctgtgcataccataacaaccattccacaataaaaacttctatacactatattagaaaaatatacttggacacaatttgtagtagcaataaataaacttccatataatttggctgtgcataccataacaaccattccacaataaaaacttccatacactctattagaaaaatatacttggacacaatttgtagtagtaataaataaactttcatatAATCTAGTTTGGACAAATATTGTTCCATACAAACTGTAATATCACAACTTCCATATAACAACCTGGAGTGTATTGtaccttaattacaaaaaagcacattccaaggccagcagtgattgttttttacactaattaataattacaaaaaagcacattccaaggccagcagtgattgttttttacactaattgatAATTACAAAAGGCCAACAGTggtcttcacaaaaaaaaaaaaacaaaaagacccACATGTTCCCACTAGCTTTACTCCCAATGCTGGCATGCGTACCCATTAGCTTCATTCATTTCTTGCCTTTACTCTTTCCTCTTTCCTCCCACTGGATTCATTTTTGGTGGTCTTTGTGCAGCAAGTTGTCCTCTAGTCCTCACACCACCAGTGCTCCCATTTACATGTGAaggctacaaaataaaaaatagatccacttgttaaaaaatatccCAAGCTACACAACCATCCAGGACTAAGTTACTTGTGAAGAACTTGGTAAGGTATCCTAGGTCTCCCTAGGTGTGTGAAACTctggttgtgaggaagagaacCATCCTGCTCTCTTGTGAGATGGCCTAGGTTGATTTCCTTACTGTGAGGATGAAGGCTGAGTGGCAGACATCATGTTGTAGGTCTGGGTAGGCTGCTGGGATGGTGGCTGAGGTGCAGGCTGAGGTGCAGATCTAGGTGCAGGCACCCCTTTCCTTGCTTGCAACAAAACCCAATTTCAATACAATGTTTATTGTaagtttaaaaacaagttttttttttttttgccatttaaatcctaattacttacagctttttctctttgaagtcTCTGTCTCATCTGCCATGGTGTCTCCCCAGTGATGCCAGCCTTGCACCCTCTTGAATTATGCCCTTCCTTTTTGCATTTCCCACATCTTACAGGTCTGTTCAGTCTACTTGCTTTGTAAGGGTTCCTAGGCTCATCAGAAGCcctctttctttgcttgggTGGTCTGCCTGGTGGTTTGTATATGTGAGGTGCCAGGGGAGCAGGCTATCCAGTCTCAGCCCATTCTGACTGGCCAGGCATGGGAGGAAGTACCTCCTTGTATATCTCcatgtaagtttctttgaagtagCATGGGTGGGTATAGTCTTCTGGTGTCTCAATGTTTGTATAAATGGCTATTATGGCATGTTTGCAGGGAATTCCATTTAAATCCCAAGACTTACAGCTACATGTCTTCTTCACCAAATCAACTACATGCCTCTCATACTGACTGCCTACCTCATAAAGGAAACTACCAGCTGGGGTAGCACTAAATGCCTTACTTTCAACCTTCAATTTCTCCAACCTATCTTGTATGCTTGGACACAACTTTCCAGCATACTTCTGTATCCCTTCTCTTTTTGTGTAAAGCCTAGTCATAAGTCTAACCCTAATCCACTTCAACATTGCCAAGATAGGCTTGTCCCTAGACTTCAATATCATTGCATTAAAAGACTCACCCAAATTATTTACCAAACAATCTGTTAAGGCCCTAGGAGTGAAGTGTGACCTTGTCCACTGTGCAGGTGCAATGTTTGCAAGATACTCATATgccttttcatccaaatccctTATGTACTGCATGCATCTCTCAAACTCCCTTACTATTGTGGCAGCAGCACACCTCCACAATGCATCCTTCAGCTTCAATCCCTTGTGATCaactttgaaattgttgtagatGTGTTTCACACAGTATCTATGCTCCACGGTAGGGAATAGTGTCTCTATTGCAGGTATAAACCCCtgtaaataaacaaacaaacaaacaaaacaagttagtTCAGCAAACAAAGTCAACTATTTAAGTGTaactgaacaaaacaaaacttgcatACCTTTTGCCTATCAGAAATGAAGACCAACTGAAGCTcctttggcctccctatatcatcagcaaaaatttccaaaaaccatatccaagACTCCCTGGTTTCTTGTTCCACAACAGCCATGGCTACTGGAAAAATGTTGTCATTTGCATCCTTGGCAGTGGCAAATAAGATTTGCCCACCAAATCTGTACTTTATGTGACAACCATCTAAACCTATAAATGGCCTGCATCCACCTAAAAATCCTACCTTCTGAGCATTGAACCTAACATACATCCTCTTAATTTTTGGCTAGGAAGTCTCCTCAGCCATTTCTGTCTGCAGTATAACCCTATTCCCCTTGTCTACAGTGGTTATCATTTGTGCATAGTCCCTAAGGACACCATATTGCAGTTGCTCATCTCCATTTATCAAATCCTTTGCCTTTCTCTTTGACCTATACACTTGGTTTACACTTAGGTCAACAGATAAATTTTGCATCACATGGTTGTGTACACCACTCACCtcccaatttggatttttgctaaaatcctcAATGAACCTCTTAGCAACATAAGCTGATGTTGCTTGGCTGTTTTTAAAAGACTTGGGACAAGTACAGTCATCAGTCAAGGTcttaatttgaaatgttagcTCTCCACTTATTTGAGATGCATAACATCTCCACCCACACCCATTCTTGCAGTGAACTGATATCTTGGTCCtctcattaagcttgaatttgatGTCAATAGGTTTTTTGATTGCATACTCCCTCAAAGCAGCTCTGAACACCTTTGCATTAGGGaacttcatctccttcttcaGTACAACATTTCTCATGTCACTCTTAGCATTAAACTCTACTTGCTCAGGTACCTGCTCATCATCAGACCCATCCATGCTTACCAGGTCATCCTCAAGGATTGGCTCAGCTCACTCAGGGTCTGCATGGAAtgcattgcttgattctggggctgtgtggggtgcattgcttgattctgggTTTGTAGTGGGAGCAGAACCTTGTGGAGCTGAGTTTTGAGCAGCAAATATATCATCACCAAAGCCATCCCCCTCTAGGCCTTCATTTagccaatcatcatcatcatcatcatcatctccttcaACATTCTGTTCTTCATCTCTTGCATCAATGTCAACATTctcaacatcttcttcatcatcactctcatcattatttttatcatcattctcatcatcttcatcatcatcactatccaATTCTATTTCAACCCTTGCTGCATCACCACTTACATCACCACCTGCATGACCACCTACATCATCTGCCACTCCCCCTCTATCACCACCTACACCACCATCTGCCACTCCCCCTACATCAGGATACTCAACTGCCATTGGCTCCACATCTATGTCAGTAtagattatgattttttcaGCATACCATGCCTTATGAAGGTTAGTCATGTTTACGACATCTGTATCTGTTTCTATGTCTCTTAAATCATGCTGTAGATCACCATCAGGAATTAAATACTTATATCTACTGTGTTCCTTAGGAGCACCAACTAGATGGCATAAATCTCGAATTTCAAAGTAACTTAACTTGTCAGGGTCAATCTCTGTTAGTAAACGTACAGACCCACCCACATATTGTATGGTTGgctcctccaaaaaaaaatcccccaaCATGAATTTCAAGGTCAAATGTGAAGTCAACCATCTGcaattaaaataagtattttgttTACACACTGACATGCAGAAAATGACAAGAAGCCAAAAGAGAAAACAAGCCAACAAATTGACAACAACACACGGACAAAGGACCACATAAAACACATGCAAAACTAGATTCCCAACAAATTCATAGGGACCACACTACCCACAATTCACAAACAAGTACAATCATTGACAAATAAACTTGATTCTTTCAGGTATATGCATTATAGAAACAACTATAGCAAAATGCATATCCTAAGCGATTCTACACATAAATAGCAAAATGCacatttaacatacaaaaaaaattttattgtgcaGATGAACAACAAAACCTAACTACGTGGGTGGGTcaccataaaaaaatgacatcaagaacccaaatgcagatgaaaaacaatcacacataccttgcctaggttcgatgatgcaaaacaagtgttttctccctctccacatgctccaaaccacgaagaacaagCCTGATTGCACCTTGGGTCTCTCTCTCGaaaagtgtttgagttttgggggttttgattcgcgttatgttctgttttggggttaaaaggtgtttttgtaacggcagagaccgaggtgggttacggagagtgacggaaacacacctcaggtgggttaagtgatacttttcaaaccacgggtgggcaaagtgattttcgcccaaaccacaggtgggttatgtgtaattatccctaaaaaataaatcaagaacAAGGATGAGCAATACAATGAGCATAaaatgaaggttttttttttttttttttaattatagaatTTTGGTAAGTTTCTTGAATATATTTCCCAAACTAGAAGTTTAGAAGGGATTGAAGCCAAATATTATTTAGCTTTATGATTGTGCTTCGAAAATTTTCCTAGAGTTCTAAGGGAATGAGGATGCCTTGAATTGTAAATGTCCAGAGGCTGCGTTAGCTTTGTTCCATGGTTCAAATGAACGTCCTGAGCTATATGTAATGTAATTCGATGgttgatttgttaaaattcacattcaattaaaaaatatttagtggtgtaatattgcttaGAGTTATACTAGGTGTAACTGGGGGTGTCCAGACCCGACCCACACCCGCCGGACAGACCAAACCGCCTGATCTCCACCCGATTTCAGCCTGAATCGACGCTCCTGTCAGTCGGTTATGGGTTTCCGCGCCTAAGACCCGACGCCGGCGGGTTGAGTGGCGGTTTTCTTCTCTAAAACCCGAGCCACCCAACTCGACCGATGTTATATACAAATCCCGCCAACTCTGGCAAGATCGAGCTTAGATTCGAGGAGATCTGGCGAGATCTCGACCGTATTTGGTACGGTAGAGCTTGGATTTGAGGAGATCCGGCGATATCAAGCTTAGATTTAAGGAGATCTGGCAATATCAAGCTTAGATTCGAGTAGATCCAGCGAGGTCAAGCTTAGATTCGAGGAAATCTAGCCAAATCCCAGCAATTTTTAACTAGAAAATGTAGAATCTGGCGAATATTTCCAGAATCCGGCGAGTCTTTCCAGAATCCGGTGAGTTTTTACAGATTCcggcgattttttttttttttttttttttttttttttttttctttcagatTTTGATGCTTTCTTTATTTCGGCGACCTGCCCAACCCAACCGACGTTCACCCTCACCCGAAACCGACTCGACCGATTTTTCCGGCGGGTCGAGTCCGGGTTTCTCCACCCTCCACCTGACGCCGACGGGTCGAGTCTGGGTTGGGTCCAAAACCAACCCggcccgacccgtggacagccctaggtgtaacttgaactcaacccacatatatatatatatatatataattttaaatttgttttttgtttttgccccctaaaataaaaaattgaacacCTTGaccttaaattattttttattttttttaagtccaattGAAATAAGCTCTAATATGATTCTCTTAACAATCTATTCTTGCAAATaaagttaaatttaatttatacatTTGACCAAATCTGTGAGTATAGTGGCTTAATTTGAATAtgtgtttaatttgttatttgttaagtTGGAACAGGGGGTGAGTTTGTCAGTAGTTAACAAATGTTAACACTTAAAGACAATTAAACAAGGgggtgatttaaaaaaaaaaaaaatagacaaggAGTGTGGGACAGGGGAGTGATTGTGTGAAGacaaaaacaaatgttaaaataacaaaaaatttcataatacaattacaaagaccaatagttgtcaaagttgagttgaattgttaaataaaagaattgtaTAGAGTAAAGACAAAAACTAATTGATAAATATGTTCtaagcaataataattaaagttcactaaacaacaataatttatatctttattatatttttattttattttgaatttgagataGAAATCCCACTTtagcttaatctaagtgtatgtgtgtgaaactccctcttagagacttgaaACTCGACCCTTACCTCTCCACCTCACAAGAAATTGTACTTGTAAAGTAATCATCATGCCAATGGTGCATGGTGTtattgtatttagaaacaatagattatttctaaaaattaatcttaGCAACCATAATTAGTATGTTTATTATATTAAGAAAGAATATACCAAATGAACTAatagtttatcttttattttattcatagtACTATggaaaaatttgtaataagaaaATCATGTAAATTGCAAGATTCATCTACTACTCAAgatttatctttttattgactCCTAGAAAAAATTTCTGGAGCTACCACTGTGAATGTCCGATCTATTTATCGAGGAGAAGTGATCTTGAGATGAAATTTGGATTTCCATGGGACCTCCCAAAAGGGTTTTAATTCAAAAGTttgatcaaaattaattttggagggagaaaatgatagaaaaattaaaattttagtgcTTGGAGGATTCAAGTGCCGATTGGCACTTGAGAAGTCCCTCTTTCTGTTGATTGGCAGTTGTAGGGATCATCCAAGTGCCGATCAACACTTGGATCTTGGGCCCGactacattttcaattttttttaatttaaattttggcaCATTAATGATTGATTATGAGTTGTAATATGattttaaacttaatttttagccaattttaaatttatgtgtCTAATATGTATATTGTAGGCCCAAGTAAAGATTTAGctacttagagcattcacattgggtCTTGCAAATGCCACATGTAGGTATGTTTTAGCATCAAAGCCCCCAAAACCCTCGTGACCTAGTCTATTAATTGTAAAAgtttttacaattgtgctacagtgccatCATAAATTTATGATGGCACTATAGCAAGATTGTAAGCATATTTATGATATTAtattactttttctctctcttcttgtcagtttttcctttctctatttttttttt
This genomic window contains:
- the LOC126696351 gene encoding uncharacterized protein LOC126696351; the encoded protein is MYVRFNAQKVGFLGGCRPFIGLDGRPKELQLVFISDRQKGFIPAIETLFPTVEHRYCVKHIYNNFKVDHKGLKLKDALWRCAAATIVREFERCMQYIRDLDEKAYEYLANIAPAQWTRSHFTPRALTDCLVNNLGESFNAMILKSRDKPILAMLKWIRVRLMTRLYTKREGIQKYAGKLCPSIQDRLEKLKVESKAFSATPAGSFLYEVGSQYERHVVDLVKKTCSCKSWDLNGIPCKHAIIAIYTNIETPEDYTHPCYFKETYMEIYKEVLPPMPGQSEWAETG